A genomic segment from Lolium perenne isolate Kyuss_39 unplaced genomic scaffold, Kyuss_2.0 unplaced50, whole genome shotgun sequence encodes:
- the LOC139834520 gene encoding disease resistance protein Pik-2-like: MGQLRELSYDAEDCIEIFMQNLDNQDSYGTMWKAFHGLITLWKRHSIADEIAVLKQRAEEIHSRSKRFEFNMTSPSTSTSTTNAMSIDPRLPALFEEADRLVGVEASKDEIVKWLTQDIKKWKVISVAGSGGLGKTTLANLVYKEIKSLFDCTAFVSVSQNPDTNKILKDILLQVLETSSHASADQRKLKQTIKSKLGLGPIQDLTLICMIREFLKNCRYLILIDDIWSKDAWEAMKYAFPENDYTSGIMITTRINDVAKHCCFPQEKYAYFMKPLTSVDSKRLFFKKLFFSEEECSQDLKEVAGEILKKCDGLPLAIINIASLLATKAASRQEWKRVLESFSSPLNQDYEVDVVKRAISVSYYDLPHHLKICLLYLSVYPEDHIIDIEQLIWRWIAEGFIIGQHGQNLDEVGERYFNELVNRNMIQLVEADITGRGISCRVHDIMLEILISLSSEENFVTIVNSKKLTSSTSKTRRLSLQGNCEENQAWLGIGNFSHARSLNVFGDCMQLPPLKGLQTLRVLDLLDHSYSREDNGHIENIVSLLQLRYLYVCRQITKVPREIQKLQLLQTLDLSRTYVTELPATIVQLKQLVRLFVPGEVKFPSGIGTMRALQELWALNCRSNSVNIVVELGNLVKLKKLAIVWDFNEESLENYKKSFVSSLSKLVGSSLECLSISSSMPCRQTDWLLNSWCPPPRNLNYLNMGDWFSIKIDRLIPSFSSLVFLSIKVVHMVGREYLQPLKELPVLVHLILQVGCPSSEELFYPVKVYTKAFTISNDGFESLKRFDFIMPIIYDPIRTNHMGWHVEIQTRLCGPLMFEEGAVRKLQLLKIECPGGYMLSLEGVGSDLGIHHIKSLQHLEVSLLCSGMWACEVDPVEAAIRNAATLIPNHPKLEIKRIGEEDKKQNVEVGENIFERIARGRTKEHKLIPKQVRRWSFN, translated from the exons GTTTGAGTTCAATATGACGTCCCCCTCCACTTCCACTTCCACTACTAACGCCATGTCTATCGACCCGAGGCTGCCTGCGCTTTTTGAAGAGGCGGATAGACTCGTCGGTGTGGAGGCCTCGAAGGATGAAATAGTGAAGTGGCTCACTCAAGACATCAAGAAGTGGAAGGTCATTTCTGTTGCTGGATCTGGTGGTCTTGGTAAAACCACGCTAGCGAATCTGGTATACAAGGAAATCAAAAGCCTTTTTGATTGTACGGCTTTTGTATCCGTGTCCCAGAATCCTGACACTAACAAGATTCTTAAGGATATACTCTTGCAAGTTCTAGAAACAAGCAGCCATGCATCGGCTGATCAGCGGAAGCTCAAGCAGACAATAAAGAGTAAACTCGGCCTGGGACCAATACAAGATCTTACACTCATATGCATGATTAGAGAATTTCTAAAAAACTGCAG GTATCTTATTTTAATTGATGACATATGGAGCAAAGATGCGTGGGAAGCCATGAAATATGCATTTCCTGAGAATGATTATACAAGTGGGATAATGATAACTACACGCATAAATGATGTAGCTAAGCATTGTTGCTTCCCACAAGAAAAGTATGCTTACTTTATGAAACCCCTTACAAGTGTTGACTCCAAGAGGTTATTTTTCAAAAAACTATTTTTTAGTGAGGAAGAATGCTCTCAAGATTTGAAAGAAGTTGCTGGTGAAATACTTAAAAAGTGTGATGGCTTGCCATTAGCTATAATTAATATAGCTAGCCTACTGGCAACCAAAGCAGCTAGTCGGCAGGAATGGAAGAGGGTTCTGGAATCTTTTAGCTCTCCACTCAATCAAGACTATGAGGTAGATGTGGTTAAAAGGGCAATCTCCGTTAGTTACTATGATCTACCTCATCATTTGAAGATTTGTTTGTTGTATCTAAGTGTATATCCCGAAGATCATATAATCGACATTGAACAGTTGATATGGAGATGGATTGCCGAGGGATTCATTATCGGACAACATGGTCAAAATCTGGATGAAGTTGGAGAAAGATACTTCAATGAGCTTGTCAACAGAAATATGATCCAGTTAGTGGAAGCCGACATAACTGGCAGAGGGATTAGTTGCCGTGTCCATGATATCATGTTGGAAATCCTCATATCCCTATCATCTGAAGAAAATTTTGTTACTATAGTGAATAGCAAAAAGTTGACATCTTCAACTAGCAAGACTCGTCGTCTCTCCCTCCAAGGAAACTGTGAAGAGAATCAGGCATGGCTGGGCATCGGAAACTTTTCTCATGCCAGGTCACTCAATGTATTTGGTGATTGTATGCAGCTTCCACCGCTCAAGGGCCTTCAAACTTTGCGGGTACTGGATCTACTGGATCATTCATATTCAAGGGAGGATAATGGGCACATTGAGAATATTGTTAGTTTACTTCAGTTGAGATATTTATATGTATGTCGCCAGATCACCAAGGTCCCTAGAGAAATTCAGAAGCTACAACTACTGCAGACGCTAGACCTAAGTCGCACATATGTAACAGAACTGCCTGCAACCATTGTACAGCTAAAACAATTGGTGCGGCTGTTCGTGCCTGGTGAAGTAAAATTCCCAAGCGGTATTGGCACCATGAGGGCCCTGCAGGAGTTGTGGGCGTTAAATTGCAGAAGCAACTCTGTAAATATTGTAGTGGAGCTAGGTAATTTAGTCAAACTGAAGAAACTAGCCATAGTTTGGGATTTCAATGAAGAGTCTTTGGAGAATTACAAAAAATCTTTTGTGTCGTCACTGTCCAAGCTAGTAGGAAGCAGCCTCGAGTGTCTATCAATCAGCAGCTCGATGCCGTGTCGCCAAACGGATTGGTTGCTCAACTCATGGTGCCCTCCTCCACGCAATCTCAACTATCTTAATATGGGTGACTGGTTCTCCATCAAGATTGATCGGTTGATTCCCTCGTTCTCCAGCCTAGTATTCCTCAGTATCAAAGTGGTACATATGGTTGGTCGGGAGTATCTGCAGCCACTCAAAGAATTGCCAGTCCTGGTACACCTCATACTGCAAGTAGGTTGTCCAAGCAGTGAGGAACTATTTTATCCAGTAAAAGTATACACAAAAGCATTCACCATCAGCAACGATGGATTCGAGAGTCTAAAGAGATTTGATTTTATCATGCCCATTATTTATGACCCCATCCGAACAAACCATATGGGGTGGCATGTGGAAATTCAAACAAGGCTTTGTGGGCCTTTGATGTTTGAAGAAGGCGCAGTCCGGAAGCTACAGCTGCTAAAGATCGAATGCCCTGGAGGTTATATGTTATCTTTGGAAGGTGTTGGCTCTGATTTGGGCATCCACCACATTAAATCTCTCCAGCATCTGGAAGTTTCCCTCCTTTGTTCGGGTATGTGGGCTTGCGAGGTGGATCCTGTGGAGGCAGCAATAAGAAATGCCGCCACTCTCATTCCCAACCACCCCAAACTTGAAATCAAAAGAATTGGCGAGGAAGATAAGAAACAAAATGTAGAGGTGGGGGAGAATATTTTTGAGCGAATAGCGAGGGGGCGCACGAAGGAGCATAAGTTGATACCAAAACAAGTAAGAAGATGGTCATTTAACTAG